A genomic stretch from Syntrophaceae bacterium includes:
- a CDS encoding DUF2190 family protein, with protein MKKRHQGFFALLFAGLFLLLLVQTADAASWWTQKYVRYSATAGETLTTGDVVCIKGSDGEAYKADADDSSLRPAVGVIDKGGASGSTVEIVVDGVISGMTAKSPGATLYLATTAGAFTTTAPTNEQTIGWVLPGTAGSSSSTTYFIRVEAKKSPSAGY; from the coding sequence ATGAAAAAGCGTCATCAGGGATTTTTCGCGCTGCTCTTTGCCGGGCTGTTCCTGCTTCTGCTGGTGCAGACGGCGGATGCCGCGAGTTGGTGGACACAGAAGTATGTCCGGTATTCGGCAACGGCGGGAGAAACCCTCACCACCGGGGACGTCGTCTGCATCAAAGGATCCGACGGCGAGGCCTACAAAGCCGATGCGGACGATTCCAGCCTCCGTCCGGCCGTGGGGGTAATCGACAAAGGGGGGGCATCCGGTTCCACGGTCGAGATCGTCGTGGACGGCGTCATCTCCGGGATGACGGCCAAGAGCCCCGGGGCGACACTGTACTTGGCAACGACGGCCGGCGCGTTCACGACCACGGCTCCCACGAACGAGCAGACCATCGGATGGGTCCTGCCCGGGACAGCGGGGAGCTCGTCGTCCACCACCTATTTTATCCGGGTTGAAGCGAAGAAGTCTCCGAGTGCGGGCTACTGA
- a CDS encoding O-antigen ligase family protein: protein MKKIHEILLLAAVPGLMFCIVPVTGMELRLSWQLAAIWLGGLAFTAVLSSWWWKGFFLLALARTATILPPAYEAYLGLLMIALFLAAAEGFRRIDPDRIMDGMCLAAIVLLLWMSLQQCGWAKTWFGPERIAGPFNPVSGGVFLALCLPACMREDRLLLIPCIAWGIMMTGSSTAFLAAVAGTLCFVFRRYRDQGFLKRFTARSGFAVLLVLIVLTGIWFSQVRSFGNMIQGERWTAWKHAAWSLRSEALGRGIGTWQTVFPLLASGDRRLGDVRNEGRTLVMNDIFAEAHNEYVQTAFELGIPALLLIAAFMTATAWAILRGTIAPHVAMGMTILFAICFGWHVFHVAPTALLGSAWLGLSESRRREDR, encoded by the coding sequence GTGAAGAAGATCCATGAAATCCTGTTGCTGGCAGCCGTTCCGGGGCTGATGTTCTGCATCGTTCCGGTAACCGGGATGGAGCTCCGGCTGTCCTGGCAACTGGCCGCTATCTGGCTGGGAGGACTGGCCTTCACGGCCGTCCTCTCCAGCTGGTGGTGGAAAGGCTTCTTTCTTCTGGCCCTGGCCAGGACGGCGACAATCCTTCCGCCGGCGTACGAAGCCTATCTTGGACTTTTAATGATCGCCCTGTTTCTTGCTGCAGCGGAAGGATTTCGGCGGATCGATCCGGACCGGATAATGGACGGCATGTGCCTGGCTGCAATTGTTCTTTTGCTGTGGATGTCCCTGCAGCAGTGCGGATGGGCAAAGACCTGGTTCGGTCCCGAGCGGATCGCCGGGCCGTTCAATCCGGTCTCCGGCGGCGTCTTCCTGGCGCTTTGCCTGCCCGCCTGCATGCGGGAGGATCGGCTGCTCCTGATCCCCTGCATTGCCTGGGGGATCATGATGACCGGGTCATCCACGGCGTTTCTGGCGGCGGTTGCGGGAACCCTCTGCTTCGTCTTCAGGAGGTATCGGGATCAGGGATTTTTAAAACGCTTCACCGCCCGGAGCGGGTTTGCCGTCCTCCTCGTCCTGATCGTGCTCACCGGGATCTGGTTCAGCCAGGTGAGATCCTTCGGAAACATGATCCAGGGGGAACGCTGGACCGCCTGGAAGCATGCAGCCTGGTCGCTCCGGTCGGAGGCGCTTGGCCGGGGCATCGGCACCTGGCAAACCGTTTTCCCCCTGCTTGCCTCCGGAGACCGGCGTCTGGGGGATGTACGAAACGAAGGTCGGACTTTGGTGATGAACGACATCTTTGCCGAAGCCCACAACGAATACGTTCAAACGGCATTTGAGTTGGGGATCCCGGCCTTGTTGCTGATCGCCGCGTTCATGACCGCGACGGCCTGGGCGATCCTTCGCGGGACGATTGCCCCGCACGTGGCGATGGGCATGACGATCCTTTTTGCAATCTGTTTCGGCTGGCATGTCTTTCATGTTGCCCCCACGGCGCTGCTGGGCAGCGCCTGGCTGGGGCTTTCTGAAAGCCGGAGAAGGGAAGATCGATGA